In Flavobacterium sp. WV_118_3, one DNA window encodes the following:
- a CDS encoding TonB-dependent receptor: MKNLKNWLLLMLFSLVSTVAFSQTKITGTVTDGELKGSLPGASVIVKGTSEGVTTDFDGKFTLTTNATSGDLVISFVGYISKTVSFKGEAGKTITIGNVILQSDSNTLEDVVVKVGVADIAKDRKTPVAVSTIKAAEIQEKLGNREFPEMLNNTPSVYATKSGGGFGDSRITIRGFDQKNIAVMVNGTPINDMENSAVYWSNWAGIADVTSTMQVQRGLGSSKLAISSVGGTINILTRPADMKEGGSVSTMVGNNNNLKLMASYSTGKMKNGFSSSVLFSRNTGNGYVDGTKYEGYNYFIGFGYELNDKHDFQFTFTGAPQWHDQRSTAPTVAEYIRYGDGEPNVKYNSDWGTLNGKEYSFRTNYYHKPVAMLNWDWKISDKMKLSSVFYGSWGRGGGSTTVGSIQGVNYNDARLRNADGSIDVNRIYAYNSGQTIYMNGSTVPYTRAMANGRYENTSATGNIASNGISKISSINSHNWYGSIIKLNTKFTNELSVDFGVDLRTYKGIHYQVLNDLLGGTVFNNRTSDVNNPNAIVTSLYNTKPNGNPFLNTSYQNTINYNNDGDVNWYGAFAQVEYNVENFSAFVQGAISNQGFKRVDYFKYLSSDPLSATPYENILGGNVKAGANYNINEHHNVFVNAGYYSKQPFFNAVYPNNASIVNPLLTNEKITGFEAGYGFRSSIVNANVNVYHTTWKDRFQRANDANPSNPGGYLDYSGMTEVHMGGELDVTVKATDRLRFNGMFSYGDWFYKGNVTSNNYDSGNNPVGTSNQTLYLDKVKVGDAAQLTASAGATFEVVERLKLDGNFRYIDKLYAAIDPVVFKEENNKGSLQLPSYNLVDVGMSYKMLVGKNKSNAVNFRVNVDNLLDKIYIAESRTNIHASDKTGTAATAPTYLDAGRTYKGIADANRVYFGFGRTWNVSIRYDF, encoded by the coding sequence ATGAAAAATTTGAAAAATTGGCTGTTGTTAATGCTATTTTCCTTAGTATCAACAGTAGCTTTTTCACAAACTAAGATTACAGGAACTGTTACCGATGGTGAACTGAAAGGATCGCTTCCGGGTGCCAGTGTTATTGTTAAAGGAACCAGCGAAGGCGTAACTACCGATTTCGATGGAAAATTCACACTAACAACCAATGCTACATCAGGAGATTTAGTAATCTCTTTTGTTGGTTATATTTCAAAAACGGTTTCTTTTAAAGGGGAAGCCGGAAAAACAATCACGATTGGAAATGTTATCCTTCAGTCTGATTCCAATACTTTAGAAGATGTAGTCGTTAAAGTAGGGGTTGCCGATATCGCTAAAGATAGAAAAACACCAGTGGCTGTTTCTACAATTAAAGCTGCTGAAATCCAGGAAAAACTAGGAAATAGAGAGTTTCCGGAGATGTTAAACAATACACCATCTGTTTACGCAACAAAATCAGGAGGTGGATTTGGTGATTCCAGAATTACAATCCGTGGATTTGATCAAAAAAATATCGCTGTAATGGTTAACGGTACACCGATTAACGATATGGAAAACAGCGCCGTATACTGGTCAAACTGGGCAGGTATTGCCGATGTAACCTCAACAATGCAGGTACAAAGAGGTTTGGGTTCTTCCAAACTGGCAATCTCTTCTGTAGGAGGTACGATTAATATCCTTACCAGACCAGCAGATATGAAAGAAGGTGGTTCGGTTTCAACCATGGTTGGAAACAACAATAACCTGAAATTAATGGCGTCGTATTCGACTGGAAAAATGAAAAACGGATTTTCCTCTTCCGTATTATTCAGCAGAAATACAGGTAATGGTTATGTAGATGGAACGAAATACGAAGGATATAACTATTTTATCGGTTTCGGATACGAACTAAACGATAAACATGATTTTCAATTCACGTTTACAGGAGCGCCACAATGGCACGATCAACGTAGTACAGCTCCAACAGTTGCTGAATATATTCGGTATGGTGATGGTGAACCAAATGTTAAATACAACTCGGATTGGGGTACTTTAAACGGTAAAGAATATTCATTCAGAACAAACTACTACCACAAACCGGTAGCGATGTTAAACTGGGATTGGAAAATTTCAGATAAAATGAAATTATCATCGGTATTCTACGGTTCTTGGGGACGTGGAGGAGGATCTACAACTGTTGGATCTATCCAGGGGGTTAACTATAACGATGCCCGTCTACGTAACGCGGATGGATCTATCGATGTAAATAGAATTTATGCCTACAACTCCGGTCAGACGATCTATATGAACGGTTCTACCGTGCCTTATACAAGAGCGATGGCTAATGGTCGATACGAAAATACTTCGGCTACAGGTAACATTGCTAGTAATGGTATTTCGAAAATTTCTTCGATCAACTCTCATAACTGGTATGGAAGTATCATTAAATTGAACACGAAGTTTACGAATGAGTTATCGGTAGATTTCGGAGTAGATTTAAGAACCTACAAAGGAATTCACTACCAGGTATTAAACGACTTATTAGGAGGTACTGTTTTTAACAACAGAACAAGTGATGTAAACAACCCGAATGCTATCGTGACAAGTTTGTACAACACGAAACCAAACGGAAATCCATTCTTGAATACAAGCTATCAAAATACAATTAACTATAACAATGATGGTGATGTAAACTGGTATGGTGCTTTTGCTCAGGTTGAATATAACGTAGAGAATTTCTCTGCTTTCGTTCAAGGGGCGATCTCTAACCAAGGGTTCAAAAGAGTAGATTACTTTAAATATTTAAGTTCTGATCCACTTTCGGCTACACCATATGAAAACATTTTAGGAGGTAACGTTAAAGCTGGAGCCAACTATAACATCAACGAACACCACAATGTATTCGTAAATGCAGGATATTATTCAAAACAGCCGTTCTTTAACGCAGTATATCCAAACAATGCGAGTATCGTAAATCCACTTTTGACTAACGAGAAAATCACTGGTTTCGAAGCGGGTTACGGTTTCCGTTCGTCTATTGTAAATGCCAACGTAAACGTATACCATACTACATGGAAAGATCGTTTCCAAAGAGCAAATGATGCAAATCCAAGCAACCCGGGAGGTTACCTTGATTACTCGGGTATGACCGAAGTTCACATGGGAGGTGAATTGGATGTGACTGTAAAAGCAACCGACAGACTACGTTTTAACGGTATGTTCTCTTATGGTGACTGGTTCTACAAAGGAAATGTTACCAGCAACAACTACGATTCTGGAAATAATCCTGTAGGAACAAGTAATCAGACACTTTACCTGGATAAAGTTAAAGTGGGTGATGCAGCTCAGTTAACTGCTAGTGCAGGTGCTACTTTCGAAGTGGTTGAACGTTTGAAATTAGACGGAAACTTCCGTTACATCGACAAATTATATGCAGCGATCGATCCGGTAGTTTTCAAAGAAGAAAACAATAAAGGTTCGTTACAATTGCCTTCTTATAACTTAGTGGACGTAGGGATGTCTTATAAAATGTTAGTAGGTAAAAATAAATCGAATGCAGTTAATTTCCGTGTAAACGTTGACAACTTATTGGATAAAATCTATATCGCTGAATCTAGAACCAATATCCATGCTAGCGATAAAACAGGTACTGCGGCAACTGCGCCAACGTATTTGGATGCCGGAAGAACATACAAAGGTATTGCTGATGCAAACCGTGTATACTTCGGATTTGGAAGAACCTGGAACGTATCAATCCGTTACGACTTTTAA
- a CDS encoding DsbA family oxidoreductase, with amino-acid sequence MKIEIWSDIRCPFCYIGKTKFEKALAQFEHRDQVEISWRAFQLDPEAVTDTMISAAQSMANRKGISLAESEEMHENATEIAREVGLDFHFEKAVPANSMKAHQLSALAKTKGVQNEIEDALFRAYFTEGKNIDDIPTLIAIGASYGLLETDIRAVYENDLFAEEVKADQQLAYQYGINSVPFFVLNNKYAVKGAQPVDHFLATLNGVFQEMNPSSES; translated from the coding sequence ATGAAAATAGAAATATGGAGTGACATTCGCTGTCCGTTTTGTTATATCGGAAAAACAAAATTCGAAAAAGCCTTAGCGCAATTTGAACACCGCGACCAGGTGGAAATCAGCTGGCGTGCGTTTCAGCTGGATCCGGAAGCGGTGACCGACACCATGATATCGGCGGCACAAAGCATGGCCAACCGTAAAGGCATTAGTTTGGCAGAATCGGAAGAAATGCACGAGAATGCTACCGAAATCGCCCGAGAAGTTGGATTGGATTTTCATTTTGAAAAAGCTGTTCCGGCCAATAGTATGAAAGCACATCAATTATCGGCATTGGCCAAAACCAAAGGCGTGCAGAATGAAATTGAAGACGCTTTGTTCCGCGCCTACTTTACTGAAGGCAAAAACATTGATGATATCCCGACACTAATTGCAATTGGAGCAAGCTATGGATTATTGGAAACCGACATCCGCGCGGTATATGAAAACGATTTATTTGCCGAGGAAGTAAAAGCCGATCAGCAACTGGCATATCAATATGGCATTAATTCGGTTCCTTTCTTCGTTTTAAACAACAAATACGCGGTTAAGGGCGCTCAACCTGTTGATCATTTTTTAGCGACCTTAAATGGCGTTTTTCAGGAAATGAATCCATCGTCCGAGTCTTAA
- the mfd gene encoding transcription-repair coupling factor: MKNDIVTLYEKSPKINQLAEQLQKREEKIHLKGLIGSSLSFVVQLLFQKSDLPFLLLFQDKEEAAYYLNDLENLINDQDVLFYPGSYRRPYQIEETDNANVLLRAEVLNRINSRKKPSIIVSYADAIFEKVVTRKELDKNTLKVTTGDNISIDFINEVLFEYNFKRVDFVSEPGEFSVRGGIVDVFSFSNDNPYRIEFFGNEVDSIRTFDVETQLSVEKQKKITIIPNVENKFLKENRESFLDYISPQTVIFIQNTDLLLSRLDKLFEKANEAFQKLSSEIQHVSPENMFLNQQSFVKRSLDFTIVELASKPIYRTQKTVEFHTQPQPSFNKQFDLLLNNLNDNHFNGYKNYLFCSNEGQAKRFHDIFESLDETNHEDIRKQYKTIVSPLYQGFIDDENRIACYTDHQIFERYHKFNLKNGYSKKQTITLKELTTLSVGDYVTHIDHGIGKFGGLQKIQVEGKTQEAIKLVYADNDIVYVSIHSLHKISKYNGKDGAPPKIYKLGSSAWKTLKQKTKARVKHIAFNLIQLYAKRRLDKGFAFAPDSYLQAELESSFIYEDTPDQLKATQDVKADMENDRPMDRLVCGDVGFGKTEVAIRAAFKAVDNGKQVAILVPTTILAFQHYKTFRDRLKDMPVNVNYINRFRTAKQKTEILKELEDGKLDIIIGTHQLVNKNVVFKNLGLLIIDEEQKFGVAVKDKLKTIAQNVDTLTLTATPIPRTLQFSLMAARDLSVITTPPPNRYPIETHVVGFNEEVIRDAVSYEIERGGQVYFINNRIENIKEVAGMIQRLVPGARVGVGHGQMDGKKLEELMLAFMDGEFDVLVATTIIESGLDVPNANTIFINNANNFGLSDLHQMRGRVGRSNKKAFCYFICPPYSAMTEEARKRIQALEQFSELGSGFNIAMKDLEIRGAGDLLGGEQSGFINEIGFDTYQKIMNEAIEELKENEFKDLYPEDNDIETKEYVKDIQIDTDFELLFPDEYINNISERLNLYNELSVIKTDADLQVYEQKLIDRFGPLPRQAVALLNSIRIKWIATSIGIEKLVLKQGKMVGYFVADQQSDFYQSNRFHKVLRFVQQQGNLCKMKEKETKNGLRLLLTFENVKSIKRALELMEMMHQN; this comes from the coding sequence TTGAAAAACGATATTGTAACCTTATACGAAAAATCGCCCAAGATTAACCAATTGGCGGAACAACTTCAAAAAAGAGAAGAAAAGATCCATCTAAAAGGATTGATCGGATCGTCGCTTTCGTTTGTTGTTCAATTGCTTTTTCAGAAGAGCGATTTACCTTTTTTACTGCTTTTCCAGGACAAGGAAGAAGCGGCCTATTATCTGAATGATCTTGAAAATCTGATCAACGATCAGGATGTTTTATTTTATCCCGGTTCCTACCGTCGTCCGTATCAGATTGAAGAAACCGACAACGCCAATGTTTTACTTCGCGCCGAAGTACTCAACCGAATTAACTCGCGCAAAAAGCCCTCGATTATCGTTTCGTATGCCGATGCGATTTTCGAAAAAGTCGTAACCCGTAAGGAACTCGACAAAAACACCTTAAAAGTCACCACCGGTGACAACATCTCGATCGACTTTATCAACGAGGTGCTTTTTGAATACAACTTCAAACGCGTGGATTTCGTATCGGAACCAGGCGAATTTTCGGTTCGCGGTGGTATTGTTGACGTTTTTTCATTTTCGAACGACAATCCATACCGAATCGAGTTTTTCGGAAACGAAGTCGACAGTATTCGTACGTTTGATGTCGAAACCCAGTTATCGGTCGAAAAACAAAAAAAGATCACGATTATTCCGAATGTCGAGAATAAATTTCTAAAAGAAAATCGCGAAAGCTTCCTGGACTATATAAGTCCGCAAACGGTAATTTTTATCCAGAACACCGATTTATTGTTAAGCCGACTGGACAAATTATTCGAAAAAGCCAACGAAGCCTTTCAAAAATTGTCATCGGAAATTCAGCATGTATCGCCCGAAAACATGTTCCTGAACCAACAATCCTTTGTAAAAAGATCATTGGATTTTACGATTGTGGAACTGGCTTCGAAACCGATCTACCGAACCCAGAAAACGGTCGAATTCCACACACAACCACAACCGTCGTTTAACAAGCAGTTTGATTTGTTATTAAACAACCTGAACGACAATCATTTCAACGGTTATAAAAACTACCTTTTCTGTTCCAACGAAGGTCAGGCAAAGCGTTTTCACGACATTTTCGAATCGCTGGACGAAACGAATCACGAAGACATCCGCAAACAATACAAAACCATCGTTTCGCCTTTATACCAGGGATTTATCGACGATGAAAACCGGATTGCCTGTTATACCGACCATCAGATTTTTGAACGGTACCATAAGTTTAATCTGAAAAACGGTTATTCAAAAAAACAGACCATCACCTTAAAAGAACTGACCACCTTATCCGTTGGCGATTATGTTACCCATATTGACCACGGCATTGGAAAATTTGGCGGTTTACAAAAAATTCAGGTCGAAGGCAAAACCCAGGAAGCCATTAAACTGGTGTATGCCGATAACGACATTGTGTATGTGAGCATTCATTCCTTACATAAAATATCCAAATACAACGGAAAAGACGGTGCGCCACCCAAAATATACAAACTGGGATCGAGCGCCTGGAAAACCTTAAAACAAAAAACCAAAGCCCGGGTTAAGCACATTGCGTTTAACCTGATTCAATTATACGCCAAACGCCGACTGGATAAAGGTTTTGCCTTTGCACCCGACAGCTATCTACAGGCCGAACTGGAAAGTTCTTTTATTTATGAGGACACCCCGGATCAGTTAAAAGCCACTCAGGATGTAAAAGCCGATATGGAAAACGACCGTCCGATGGATCGTCTGGTCTGTGGTGACGTAGGTTTCGGAAAAACGGAAGTTGCGATCCGTGCCGCCTTTAAAGCTGTAGACAACGGTAAACAGGTTGCGATTCTGGTACCGACAACTATTTTGGCCTTTCAGCATTATAAAACCTTCCGCGACCGGTTAAAAGATATGCCGGTTAATGTGAATTATATTAACCGATTCCGTACTGCCAAGCAAAAAACCGAGATCCTGAAAGAACTCGAAGACGGTAAACTGGACATTATTATCGGAACCCACCAGTTGGTGAACAAAAATGTGGTATTTAAAAACCTTGGTTTATTAATTATCGACGAAGAACAAAAATTCGGCGTAGCGGTAAAAGACAAACTCAAGACGATCGCCCAGAATGTTGATACGCTTACCTTAACGGCGACACCGATTCCGAGGACTTTACAATTTTCGTTAATGGCGGCACGAGACTTATCGGTTATTACCACGCCACCACCCAATCGTTATCCGATCGAAACCCATGTGGTTGGCTTTAACGAAGAAGTGATCCGTGATGCGGTTTCGTATGAAATCGAACGTGGCGGTCAGGTTTATTTTATCAACAACCGAATCGAAAATATCAAGGAAGTAGCCGGAATGATTCAGCGACTTGTTCCCGGTGCCAGAGTTGGCGTAGGCCACGGTCAGATGGATGGAAAAAAACTCGAAGAACTGATGCTTGCTTTTATGGATGGTGAATTTGACGTATTGGTCGCTACCACCATCATCGAAAGCGGATTGGACGTTCCGAATGCGAATACGATCTTTATCAACAATGCCAATAATTTCGGACTATCGGATCTACACCAGATGCGTGGTCGTGTAGGACGAAGCAATAAAAAAGCGTTTTGTTACTTTATCTGTCCGCCGTATTCGGCAATGACGGAAGAAGCCCGCAAACGTATCCAGGCGCTGGAACAATTTAGCGAACTGGGAAGTGGTTTTAATATCGCGATGAAAGACCTTGAAATTCGTGGTGCCGGTGATTTATTAGGTGGTGAACAAAGCGGGTTTATCAACGAGATCGGTTTTGACACCTATCAGAAGATCATGAACGAGGCGATCGAGGAACTAAAAGAAAACGAATTCAAGGATTTATATCCGGAAGACAACGATATCGAAACCAAGGAATACGTAAAAGACATCCAGATCGACACCGATTTTGAGCTTTTATTCCCGGACGAATACATCAACAATATTTCGGAACGTCTGAATTTGTATAACGAGCTGAGTGTTATCAAAACCGACGCCGATTTACAGGTTTACGAACAAAAACTGATCGACCGTTTCGGCCCTTTACCGAGACAAGCAGTCGCTTTACTGAACAGCATCCGTATCAAGTGGATTGCAACCAGTATTGGTATTGAAAAACTGGTTTTAAAACAAGGTAAGATGGTGGGTTATTTTGTAGCCGATCAACAATCGGATTTTTACCAGTCAAATCGTTTTCATAAAGTACTACGTTTTGTACAACAACAGGGTAATTTATGTAAGATGAAAGAAAAAGAAACCAAAAATGGCCTTCGCCTGTTACTGACGTTCGAGAATGTAAAATCGATCAAACGGGCTTTGGAATTAATGGAAATGATGCATCAAAATTAA
- a CDS encoding L-threonine 3-dehydrogenase: MNTTILIIGACGQIGSELTVKLRQIYGNDNVIASDIRKGTQEFVSTGPFEVVNAMDFNQIEEVVEKYKVDEVYLMAALLSATAEKNPAFAWDLNMNSLFHVLNLAKAEKIKKVFWPSSIAVFGPTTPRIDTPQYTVMEPSTVYGISKQTGERWCEYYHQKYGVDVRSIRYPGLISWTTPPGGGTTDYAVDIYYKALENKAYTCFLSEETALPMMYMDDAIKATISIMQAPADDVKIRSSYNLSAMSFTPKEIAESIKKQIPEFTIGYEPDFRQAIADSWPASIDDSCARNDWGWKHDFDLEKMTAVMLENLSKK, encoded by the coding sequence ATGAATACAACAATTTTAATTATTGGTGCCTGTGGTCAGATTGGCTCTGAACTGACCGTTAAATTGCGCCAGATCTACGGAAATGATAATGTGATTGCTTCCGATATCAGAAAAGGAACTCAGGAATTTGTGTCAACAGGTCCTTTCGAAGTGGTCAATGCAATGGATTTTAACCAGATTGAAGAAGTTGTTGAAAAATATAAAGTAGACGAAGTATATCTTATGGCGGCATTGCTTTCGGCTACCGCTGAAAAAAATCCTGCTTTTGCCTGGGATCTCAATATGAATTCGTTATTCCACGTGTTAAATCTGGCGAAAGCCGAAAAAATTAAAAAAGTATTCTGGCCTTCCAGTATCGCTGTTTTCGGACCAACAACACCGCGAATCGATACGCCACAATATACCGTAATGGAACCGTCTACGGTTTATGGAATTTCCAAACAAACCGGTGAAAGATGGTGTGAGTATTATCATCAGAAATATGGTGTGGATGTAAGAAGTATCCGTTATCCGGGACTTATTTCCTGGACAACACCTCCCGGTGGTGGAACAACCGATTATGCCGTGGATATTTATTATAAAGCATTGGAAAATAAAGCGTATACCTGTTTCCTTTCGGAAGAAACGGCTTTGCCAATGATGTATATGGATGATGCAATTAAAGCGACAATCAGTATCATGCAGGCGCCGGCCGATGATGTGAAAATTCGTTCATCGTATAATCTTTCCGCAATGAGTTTTACGCCAAAAGAAATTGCGGAATCAATTAAAAAACAGATCCCGGAATTTACAATTGGGTATGAACCGGACTTCCGTCAGGCAATTGCCGACAGCTGGCCGGCAAGTATTGATGACAGTTGTGCGCGAAATGATTGGGGTTGGAAACATGACTTCGACTTAGAAAAGATGACTGCGGTAATGTTGGAAAATCTTTCTAAAAAATAA
- a CDS encoding group 1 truncated hemoglobin produces the protein MKNSLKITFAGLLLIGVATFYSCSKDNDDTPVVVTPPTLYQKLGGTTMVADPNNPSQMIEKGRLGLRSVVDSTIFVIAADPQLQPYFSTLLSEVGSGNTTNLAILSKNLTDFFCVGTGAKNFTYSGLNMVDAHNPATNPRMAMKANNADMDKFIGDVVIGAQKNSVPNELIGEVGTLLESLRTQVVQQ, from the coding sequence ATGAAAAACAGTTTAAAAATCACTTTCGCAGGGCTTTTACTTATTGGAGTTGCCACTTTTTACTCCTGTAGCAAAGACAACGACGACACACCGGTAGTTGTAACGCCGCCTACACTTTACCAGAAATTAGGCGGAACCACTATGGTAGCCGATCCGAACAATCCGTCGCAAATGATCGAAAAAGGACGTTTGGGATTACGCTCGGTAGTAGACAGTACTATTTTTGTTATTGCGGCCGATCCACAGTTACAACCTTATTTTTCGACCTTACTTTCGGAAGTAGGTTCCGGAAACACCACCAACCTGGCCATCTTAAGCAAAAACTTAACCGACTTCTTTTGTGTGGGTACCGGAGCAAAGAATTTTACCTATTCCGGTTTAAATATGGTGGACGCACATAATCCGGCGACAAACCCGAGAATGGCAATGAAAGCCAATAATGCCGACATGGACAAATTTATCGGCGATGTGGTAATTGGCGCACAAAAGAATAGTGTACCAAACGAGCTGATCGGAGAAGTTGGCACACTACTGGAATCCCTGCGAACGCAGGTTGTACAACAATAA
- a CDS encoding nuclear transport factor 2 family protein, which produces MQKTVLLLATASLFASCMKPSEEAINEEKQEINMMLDEWHQAAAEADYNDYFNDLTDDATYIGTDATENWNKKAFGEFAKPYFDKGQAWSFKPLQRNIYFNEDLSMAWFDELLDTQMKICRGSGVVIKKDGEWKIKHYVLSMTIPNDKINDVVKAKNDIENKLASELKKQTP; this is translated from the coding sequence ATGCAAAAAACAGTATTACTTTTGGCGACAGCCTCGCTTTTTGCTTCCTGCATGAAACCGAGCGAAGAAGCCATTAACGAAGAAAAACAGGAAATCAACATGATGCTGGACGAATGGCATCAGGCTGCCGCAGAAGCGGATTATAACGATTATTTTAACGATCTGACTGACGACGCCACTTATATTGGCACCGATGCCACCGAAAACTGGAATAAAAAAGCATTTGGCGAATTTGCCAAACCCTATTTCGACAAAGGACAAGCCTGGAGTTTCAAACCTTTGCAGCGAAATATTTATTTTAACGAGGATCTTTCGATGGCCTGGTTCGACGAGCTTTTGGACACGCAAATGAAAATCTGTCGTGGTTCGGGTGTCGTGATCAAAAAAGATGGCGAATGGAAAATCAAACATTATGTCCTTTCGATGACCATTCCAAACGACAAAATAAACGATGTTGTAAAAGCAAAAAACGACATTGAAAACAAACTGGCAAGCGAATTAAAAAAACAGACGCCATAG
- a CDS encoding NAD-dependent succinate-semialdehyde dehydrogenase, with translation MATNNIPEKINTAAVVFQIWKKTALTEKIRHIENLKVKLLENKQEYAESISREMGKPITQSIAEVEKCGLLCDYYIHNAPVFLQGRTITTEATESYITYEPLGVLLGVMPWNFPFWQVFRFAIPSIVAGNTVVVKHASNVPETAQIIETLCRDSGLPEGIYQNLPISSKAVADVIANPHIKAVSLTGSENAGIAVATEAAKHLKKSVLELGGSNAFIVCEDADLEKAVSTAVNARMQNAGQSCIAGKRFLIQESIFDSFLEKYKAALGPLKMGDPMDPTTQIGPMARVDLAQEVENQVQQSVAMGATIAFGGTRNEAYFDPTIITNVTKEMPVFNEEVFGPVAALVAFKNLDEAIAISNNSRFGLGVSVFTQNTDYIKTRIADFEEGAVFINEMVKSDPRLPFGGIKKSGYGRELSEEGIHEFVNIKTVLIQH, from the coding sequence ATGGCTACAAATAACATTCCCGAAAAAATAAACACAGCTGCAGTTGTTTTCCAAATCTGGAAAAAAACGGCTCTAACGGAAAAAATTCGGCATATTGAAAATCTGAAGGTAAAACTTTTAGAAAACAAACAGGAATATGCCGAATCGATCAGCAGGGAAATGGGCAAGCCGATAACACAATCGATCGCTGAGGTAGAAAAATGCGGACTTTTGTGTGACTATTATATTCATAATGCTCCGGTTTTTTTACAAGGCCGAACCATTACAACCGAAGCCACAGAAAGCTACATCACCTACGAACCGCTTGGCGTTCTTTTGGGTGTTATGCCCTGGAATTTTCCGTTTTGGCAGGTATTCCGTTTTGCAATTCCATCGATTGTCGCCGGAAATACGGTTGTGGTAAAACACGCCAGTAATGTTCCGGAAACAGCACAAATCATCGAAACACTTTGTCGCGACAGCGGTTTACCGGAAGGAATCTACCAAAACCTTCCTATTTCAAGCAAAGCAGTAGCCGATGTAATCGCCAATCCGCATATCAAAGCCGTATCCTTAACCGGAAGTGAAAATGCCGGTATTGCCGTAGCCACCGAAGCCGCCAAACACCTGAAAAAATCCGTTTTGGAACTCGGCGGAAGCAATGCTTTTATTGTTTGTGAAGATGCCGATCTGGAAAAAGCCGTGAGTACTGCTGTAAATGCCCGGATGCAAAATGCCGGTCAGAGTTGTATTGCCGGAAAACGCTTCCTGATCCAGGAAAGTATTTTCGATTCGTTTCTGGAAAAATACAAAGCCGCTTTAGGTCCGTTAAAAATGGGTGATCCGATGGATCCTACGACACAAATCGGCCCGATGGCCCGGGTGGATCTCGCTCAGGAAGTGGAAAATCAGGTACAACAATCGGTTGCCATGGGTGCCACTATCGCTTTTGGTGGAACCCGCAACGAGGCCTACTTCGATCCGACCATTATTACCAACGTCACAAAAGAGATGCCTGTTTTTAACGAAGAAGTCTTTGGTCCCGTAGCCGCGTTAGTCGCTTTTAAAAACCTGGACGAAGCCATCGCTATTAGTAACAACTCCCGTTTTGGACTTGGCGTTTCGGTTTTCACTCAAAACACCGATTATATTAAAACCCGTATTGCCGACTTTGAAGAAGGCGCCGTTTTTATCAACGAAATGGTCAAATCCGATCCGCGATTGCCTTTTGGCGGGATTAAGAAATCAGGATACGGACGGGAATTATCCGAAGAAGGCATTCACGAATTTGTAAACATAAAAACGGTACTAATACAACACTAA
- a CDS encoding DUF2892 domain-containing protein gives MRKNMGSIDKIIRITIAIILSLLVSTEIITGTMGYILLIIGALLLLTGLFNFCPVYSFFKHNTRIRRLK, from the coding sequence ATGAGAAAAAATATGGGTAGTATCGACAAAATCATCCGCATTACCATCGCCATCATCTTGTCATTATTGGTATCTACGGAAATCATCACCGGAACAATGGGCTATATCCTATTGATCATTGGTGCTTTATTATTACTTACCGGTCTTTTTAATTTCTGTCCGGTATATTCCTTTTTTAAACACAACACCAGGATAAGGCGATTAAAATAA
- the trxA gene encoding thioredoxin — protein sequence MSTFSEIIQKKEPVLVDFFATWCQPCTVIAPILKEVKDTLGDSVHIIKIDVDKNQALAANYQIRSIPTMMLFKDGQQLWRHSGLISKEELITIIRAHKK from the coding sequence ATGAGTACTTTTTCCGAAATCATTCAAAAAAAAGAACCCGTTCTGGTCGATTTTTTCGCCACCTGGTGTCAGCCTTGTACCGTAATAGCTCCCATTTTAAAAGAAGTAAAAGACACGTTGGGCGATTCGGTTCATATTATTAAAATCGACGTCGACAAAAACCAAGCCCTTGCCGCAAACTACCAAATTCGAAGTATACCTACCATGATGCTGTTTAAAGACGGCCAACAACTCTGGAGACATTCCGGGTTGATTTCCAAAGAGGAATTAATCACTATCATTCGTGCGCATAAAAAGTAA